Proteins encoded by one window of Castor canadensis chromosome 2, mCasCan1.hap1v2, whole genome shotgun sequence:
- the LOC109673987 gene encoding olfactory receptor 4F3/4F16/4F29: protein MDRGNHSVVSEFVFLGLTHSWEIQLLVLVFSSVLYVASVTGNTLIVFSVTFDPHLHSPMYFLLAGLSFIDLGACSVTSPKMICDLFRKRKVISFGGCVTQIFFIHVIGGVEMVLLMAMAFDRYMAICKPLHYLTIMSSQVCILFLAAAWGLGIIHSLFQLAFLINLPFCGPNELDSFYCDLPRLLRLACADTYKLQFMVTVNSGFICVGSFLVLLISYVFILFTVWKHASGGSSKALSTLSAHITVVILFFGPTLFVYTWPHSNSQIDKFLAICDAVLTPFLNPVIYTFRNKEMKAAIKRVCKQLLIFRRIS from the coding sequence ATGGATAGAGGGAATCACTCAGTGGTGTCTGAGTTTGTGTTTCTGGGACTCACGCACTCTTGGGAAATCCAGCTCCTGGTTCTGGTGTTCTCCTCTGTGCTCTATGTGGCAAGTGTGACTGGAAACACCCTCATTGTGTTTTCTGTGACCTTTGACCCTCACTTACactcccccatgtacttcttGCTGGCCGGTCTCTCCTTCATTGACTTGGGAGCCTGCTCTGTCACCTCCCCCAAGATGATTTGTGATCTTTTCAGAAAGCGCAAAGTGATCTCCTTTGGAGGCTGTGTCACTCAGATCTTCTTCATCCATGTCATAGGTGGTGTGGAGATGGTGCTGCTCATGGCCATGGCCTTTGACAGGTACATGGCCATATGTAAGCCTCTGCATTACCTGACCATCATGAGTTCCCAAGTGTGCATTTTATTTCTAGCTGCTGCCTGGGGCCTTGGCATTATTCACTCACTATTCCAGCTGGCCTTTCTGATTAATTTACCCTTCTGTGGCCCAAATGAACTGGACAGCTTTTACTGTGACCTCCCTCGGCTTCTCAGACTGGCCTGTGCAGATACCTACAAATTACAGTTCATGGTCACTGTTAACAGTGGGTTCATCTGTGTGGGCTCCTTCCTTGTACTTCTCATCTCCTATGTCTTCATCCTGTTCACTGTTTGGAAGCACGCTTCAGGTGGCTCATCCAAGGCTCTCTCCACCCTCTCAGCTCACATCACTGTGGTCATTTTGTTCTTTGGTCCAACTCTGTTTGTTTATACATGGCCACACTCCAATTCACAAATAGACAAGTTTCTTGCTATTTGTGATGCAGTTCTCACTCCTTTTCTGAATCCAGTCATCTACACATTCAGGAATAAAGAGATGAAGGCAGCAATAAAAAGAGTTTGTAAACAGTTACTGATTTTTAGGAGAATCTCATAA